The region GTCACCACCGATCTGATGGCGACTATGAATCCGAAGAAAACCACGGCCGCCGCCGGCAGCGTGGAAGAGGACACCAATAAATTCCTCACCTTGCTGGTCACGCAGCTGCAAAACCAGGACCCGATGAATCCGCTCGACAATGCGCAGCTGACCAGCCAGCTGGCCCAGCTGTCGACGGTGACCGGCGTCAACAAGCTCAATTCGACCCTGGAAACCTTGAAAACCAGTTACCAACAAGCCGAATCGATGCAGGCAGCCAATATCATCGGCCATGGCGTGCTGACGGCCGGCAAGGGCATCACCTTGAGCAAAAGCGCCGCCCTGCTGGGCGTCGACCTGGCCACGGCGGCCGACAATGTCAAGGTCGTCATCTATGACGGCGCCGGCAAGGAAGTCCATTCCATCGACCTGGGCGCCCAGGCGGCTGGTACCTTGCCGCTGGGCTGGAACGGCGAAACCGGCGAAAAAGATGCCGAAGGCAAGGCCATCGTGCTGGCCGACGGCGCGTATACCTTTGATGTCGTGGCCACCCGCGGCGGTGAAAAACTCAAGGACGCCACCGGCCTGACCTTCGGTTCGGTGGCCAGCGTCTCGACCGGCACGGCCGGCGTGAAATTGAATGTGCCGGGCGTGGGCAGCATCAGCATGGCCGACGTGAAGCAGATCTTGTAAGTGTTGCAAACCCCTTTGCAGCCTGAAACCCGCTGCTCCCTGACCATCTAACGAAAAAATTCCTTACCAGGAGCAAACAATGTCTTTCCAACAAGGCCTGAGCGGCTTGAACGGCGCCGCCAAATCGCTGGACGTCATCGGCAACAATATCGCCAACTCGGGCACCGTCGGTTTCAAGCAGTCGCAGGCGCAATTCGCCGATATCTACGCCAGCTCGCTGTATGGCGTGTCCGGCAACCAGGCCGGCATCGGCGTGGCGGTTTCGCAAGTGACGCAATCATTTACCCAGGGTAACCTGGAAACCTCGGCCAATCCGCTCGACATCGCCATCAACGGCGGCGGGTTTTTCCGCACCAACGCGGGCGGCACCATCCAGTATTCGCGCAACGGCCAGTTCCAGGTCGACAAGAACGGCTTCATCGTCAATGCCCAGAACGCCCAGCTGACCGGCTACCCGGTCGATGCCAACGGCAAGGTGCTGGCCGGCGCACCGGTCGCGCTGCAGATCGACCCGGGCGACATGAGCCCGCAGGCCACCACCAAGGTCGACACCCAGATCAATCTCAATTCGAATTCGGAAATGCCGACCACGGTGCCGTTCAGCATGAACCAGCCGACCTCGTACAACAAGCAGATCCCCGTCGCCGTCTACGATACGCTGGGCAATGCGCACACCATGTCGATGTTCTACGTCAAGACCGGCACCAATACCTGGGACGTGTATACCGCCTCCGATGACCTGGAAGTGACCAGCGGCAAGGCTGCCGCGGCGCTGCAGACCGATCCCGCCGCCCTGGCCGCGCGCACCGCCTACCAGGCCGCCGTGACCGCCGTGCCGCAGGTGCCGGCCAATGTCGC is a window of Janthinobacterium sp. J1-1 DNA encoding:
- a CDS encoding flagellar hook protein FlgE — its product is MSFQQGLSGLNGAAKSLDVIGNNIANSGTVGFKQSQAQFADIYASSLYGVSGNQAGIGVAVSQVTQSFTQGNLETSANPLDIAINGGGFFRTNAGGTIQYSRNGQFQVDKNGFIVNAQNAQLTGYPVDANGKVLAGAPVALQIDPGDMSPQATTKVDTQINLNSNSEMPTTVPFSMNQPTSYNKQIPVAVYDTLGNAHTMSMFYVKTGTNTWDVYTASDDLEVTSGKAAAALQTDPAALAARTAYQAAVTAVPQVPANVASAAIAYANAAGAAVTTAAGASGASTAQLAAIAATYGSAVANGVNSTRTPDQIDAAIAAATVVPAVKTASLIFNSVGSLDKAAMLALNPPQTLPIDVTLPIIPATGANGTLAIKVDFSNSTQLGIATSEKKTIADGYAAGQLSRFVVGADGIIQGQYSNGRTRDLGQVIVTSFTNPNGLQPLGNNAWGETSTSGSPIIGEPGTGTAGSLRSSAVEVSNVDLTAELVNMITAQRAYQANAQTIKTQDSILQTLVNLR
- a CDS encoding flagellar hook assembly protein FlgD, with amino-acid sequence MATIDTSTPAVTTDLMATMNPKKTTAAAGSVEEDTNKFLTLLVTQLQNQDPMNPLDNAQLTSQLAQLSTVTGVNKLNSTLETLKTSYQQAESMQAANIIGHGVLTAGKGITLSKSAALLGVDLATAADNVKVVIYDGAGKEVHSIDLGAQAAGTLPLGWNGETGEKDAEGKAIVLADGAYTFDVVATRGGEKLKDATGLTFGSVASVSTGTAGVKLNVPGVGSISMADVKQIL